A stretch of the Schistocerca serialis cubense isolate TAMUIC-IGC-003099 chromosome 2, iqSchSeri2.2, whole genome shotgun sequence genome encodes the following:
- the LOC126455507 gene encoding glutathione S-transferase-like: MAPKYKLTYFPIMGLAEPIRFLLSYGKTEFEDVRCEMEKWPSMKESTPFGQLPVLEIDGKKTWQSHAICRYLGKQMGLAGANDWEDLQIDMAADTISDIRMKMVSHAHETDETLKQKKKAAVINESLPFLLPRLDQMVKENGGYLANGKLSWADLYFVALIDYLRGIIGFDITKDYSNLAVLKKTVLEIPAIKQWVAKRPKTEK; the protein is encoded by the exons ATGGCACCAAAATATAAGTTAACTTACTTCCCCATAATGGGTCTGGCCGAGCCCATACGTTTTCTTCTATCCTATGGCAAGACTGAATTTGAAGATGTACGATGTGAGATGGAGAAGTGGCCATCAATGAAAGAAT CAACGCCCTTTGGGCAGCTTCCAGTTCTTGAAATCGACGGGAAGAAGACGTGGCAGTCTCACGCTATATGTCGTTACTTAGGCAAGCAAATGGGCTTGGCTGGAGCTAATGACTGGGAAGATCTCCAGATTGACATGGCTGCTGATACAATATCAGACATAAGAATGA AAATGGTAAGTCATGCACATGAGACTGACGAAACATTAAAGCAAAAGAAGAAAGCAGCAGTCATAAATGAAAGTCTACCATTTTTGTTGCCAAGACTAGATCAAATGGTGAAGGAAAATGGAGGTTATCTTGCAAATGGCAAG CTTTCATGGGCAGACCTCTATTTTGTAGCACTGATCGACTACCTCAGGGGCATTATTGGATTTGATATAACAAAAGATTATTCAAACCTTGCTGTGCTCAAAAAGACCGTACTTGAAATACCAGCTATTAAACAGTGGGTTGCGAAGAGACCAAAAACTGAAAAGTGA